A genomic stretch from Malus domestica chromosome 15, GDT2T_hap1 includes:
- the LOC103416333 gene encoding BRASSINOSTEROID INSENSITIVE 1-associated receptor kinase 1-like isoform X5, with translation MQLKNFSLRELQVATDTFSDKNIIGRGGFGKVYRGRLADGTLVAVKRLTEERTQDGELQFQTEVEMIRMAVHHRNLLCLHGFCMTPTERLLVYPYMANGSVASCLRGRPEGQPALDWPIRQRIALGSARGLAYLHDHCDPKIIHRDVKAANILLDEEFEAVVGDFGLAKLMDYKDTYVTTHVCGTFGHMAPEHFSTGVSSEKTDVFGYGVMLLELITGQRAFNPHLASDDDVMLVDWVKRLLKERRLERLVDADLNGNYIDDQVEQLIQVALLCTQGSPGERPKMSEVVRMLEGEGEGLAERWEERQNEEVICQDFNTIHHPSNTATGAIAGGVAVGAALTFAATANTLAYWRRRKPQDHFFDVPAEEDPEVLLGQLKRFSLRKLQVATDNFSNKNILGRGGFGKVYKGRLADGTLVAVKRLKEARTQGGELQFQTEVEMISMAVHRNLLRLHGFCMTPTERLLVYPYMANGSVASCIRDRPEGQPALDWPIRQRIALESARGLAYLHDHCDPKIIHRDVKAANILLDEEFKAVVGDFGLAKLMDYRDTHVTTAVRGTIGHIAPEYLSTGKCSEKTDVFAYGVMLLELITGQRAFELARLATNDDVMLLDWVKGLLKDQRLETIVDADLHGNYVDDQVEQLIQVALLCTQGTPGERPKMSEVGRMLKGDGLAERWEEWQKKEVFRQYFNPIHHPSTNRIIDSTSHGPLDELSGPR, from the exons ATGCAG CTCAAAAACTTTTCTTTGCGCGAGCTACAAGTTGCAACAGATACCTTTAGCGACAAAAATATTATTGGTAGAGGTGGATTTGGTAAGGTTTATAGAGGACGCTTAGCTGATGGAACTCTGGTTGCTGTAAAAAGACTTACAGAGGAGAGAACCCAAGACGGGGAACTACAGTTTCAAACAGAAGTTGAAATGATTAGAATGGCTGTCCACCACCGCAATCTGCTTTGTCTCCATGGTTTTTGCATGACACCAACAGAAAGGCTGCTTGTATATCCTTATATGGCTAATGGAAGTGTGGCATCTTGTTTAAGAG GTCGTCCGGAAGGACAACCTGCACTTGATTGGCCAATAAGACAACGCATTGCATTGGGATCTGCAAGAGGCCTTGCTTATTTACATGATCACTGTGATCCAAAAATTATTCACCGTGATGTGAAAGCAGCAAACATATTGTTGGATGAGGAATTCGAAGCAGTTGTTGGAGACTTTGGGTTGGCTAAACTCATGGACTACAAGGATACATATGTTACCACACATGTATGTGGCACATTTGGTCATATGGCACCGGAGCACTTTTCAACTGGAGTGTCTTCCGAGAAAACTGATGTTTTTGGATACGGAGTCATGCTTCTTGAACTCATCACTGGGCAGAGGGCTTTCAATCCTCATCTTGCGAGTGATGATGATGTCATGTTAGTTGATTGG GTCAAACGACTACTGAAAGAACGGAGGTTGGAAAGACTTGTTGATGCTGATCTAAATGGAAATTATATTGACGATCAAGTGGAGCAGCTGATCCAAGTAGCTCTACTGTGCACACAAGGCTCCCCAGGGGAACGGCCCAAGATGTCAGAGGTTGTCCGAATGCTTGAAGGCGAAGGCGAAGGTTTGGCTGAAAGATGGGAGGAGCGGCAAAACGAGGAGGTGATCTGCCAAGATTTCAACACTATTCATCATCCAA GTAACACTGCTACTGGGGCTATTGCTGGAGGGGTTGCTGTTGGTGCTGCTTTAACGTTTGCTGCAACTGCAAATACACTTGCTTATTGGCGACGGAGAAAACCACAGGATCATTTCTTTGATGTACCTG CTGAGGAGGATCCAGAAGTTCTTTTAGGACAGCTCAAAAGGTTTTCTTTGCGCAAACTACAAGTTGCAACGGATAACTTTAGTAACAAAAATATTCTTGGTAGAGGTGGATTTGGTAAGGTTTATAAAGGACGCTTAGCTGATGGAACTCTGGTTGCTGTAAAAAGACTTAAAGAGGCGAGAACCCAAGGTGGGGAGCTGCAGTTTCAAACAGAGGTTGAAATGATTAGCATGGCTGTCCACCGCAATCTGCTTCGTCTGCATGGTTTTTGCATGACACCAACAGAAAGGCTGCTTGTATATCCTTATATGGCTAATGGAAGTGTGGCATCATGTATAAGAG ATCGTCCCGAAGGACAACCTGCACTTGATTGGCCAATAAGACAACGCATTGCATTGGAATCTGCCAGAGGCCTTGCTTATTTACATGATCACTGTGATCCAAAAATTATTCACCGTGATGTGAAAGCAGCAAACATATTGTTGGATGAGGAATTCAAAGCAGTTGTTGGAGACTTTGGGTTGGCTAAACTCATGGACTACAGGGATACACATGTTACCACAGCTGTACGTGGCACAATTGGTCATATAGCACCAGAGTACCTTTCAACTGGAAAATGTTCCGAGAAAACTGATGTTTTTGCATACGGAGTCATGCTTCTTGAACTCATCACTGGGCAGAGGGCTTTTGAACTTGCTCGGCTTGCGACCAATGATGATGTCATGTTACTTGATTGG gtcaaaggactactgaAGGATCAGAGGTTGGAAACAATTGTTGATGCTGATCTACATGGAAATTATGTTGACGATCAAGTGGAGCAGCTCATCCAAGTAGCTCTGCTGTGCACACAAGGCACCCCAGGGGAACGACCCAAGATGTCAGAGGTTGGCCGGATGCTGAAAGGTGATGGTTTGGCTGAAAGATGGGAGGAGTGGCAAAAAAAGGAGGTGTTCCGCCAATATTTCAACCCTATTCATCATCCAAGTACTAATCGGATCATAGACTCAACTTCTCATGGTCCTCTAGATGAGTTGTCCGGTCCTAGATGA